The nucleotide window TGGTGAAGTATACAAAAAGGGAGGCATAGTTTCCCTATTCGCGTTCACCCCTATTAAGGGAACCCAGATGGAGAACTTCTCTCCCCCTCCACTGGAGCGGTATAGGAAGATACAGGTTGCCCATTACCTCATAAAGACTGGCGAGGCAGAGCTAGAGGATTTTGAGTTCGATGAGTTTGGTAACCTTATTGGATTGCCAAAGACGGAGGTTCCCCCAATAGCTTACGTAACCCAGGGATGTCCATGGTGCAATAGGCCTTATTATAACGAGAGGCCAGGAAGGGAGCCCTATAATTACCCATCGGTTGAAATGGTTAGAAAAAGGAAATAGTTACTCTTCTTCCTCTTCCTCCCCTGCGAGCTCCCTTAACCTATCCACTCCAGCTCCGACTGCAATCAACGTGTCACCCTCTTGAATTACCTCGCTACTCTGGGGATCGTATATGTACTTGTTCCCCCTCTTTATCGCTATTATCCTGACCCCTATCTTGGAAGGCAGTTTTAACTGCCTAAGGCTCTTTCCTATGAGTATGGATCCTTTCTTGACCTTAACCCTCCCTATCTCTTCGTCAACATCGTGCATGATCTTTCTTATTATCGGATGGGGCTCAACGTCCCTAAGAACTATGTCTGCTATTTCGTAGGCCGAATCGCTAATCTGTTCGTTTATGTTGGCCATCTCTATAACGCTTAACATGCTCTCTGGCTCATCTATCTTTTTTGCGGCCTCAAGTGCAAGCTTTTTGACCTTGTACGTTAGTTCATCCATCTTCTCTTCGAGTAAATAGACTTCTTCAGCTATCTCCTCGCTGTTATACATTACGGAGGAGAGGGCGAGGTCTATCATCAGTGATGAGATGTTTTTCATCTCTATTAGGCAGTTCCTTATCTCCTCAAGCTCTCTCATTTCCCACCACCCTTATGGCCCCCCTCGCTATCTCCTTTAAATGCTCTATTGATGTTCTAGTTCCTCTTCCGATGAGTATGTCGCCGGCTCTAATCTTAAAGCTCTCATCTGGCCCGAATATCCACCTCTTTCCCCTTCTAACCGCGATTATCCATA belongs to Pyrococcus abyssi GE5 and includes:
- a CDS encoding potassium channel family protein, which produces MRELEEIRNCLIEMKNISSLMIDLALSSVMYNSEEIAEEVYLLEEKMDELTYKVKKLALEAAKKIDEPESMLSVIEMANINEQISDSAYEIADIVLRDVEPHPIIRKIMHDVDEEIGRVKVKKGSILIGKSLRQLKLPSKIGVRIIAIKRGNKYIYDPQSSEVIQEGDTLIAVGAGVDRLRELAGEEEEEE